One window of Bacteroidales bacterium genomic DNA carries:
- a CDS encoding 2-C-methyl-D-erythritol 4-phosphate cytidylyltransferase encodes MKKTVIIVAGGIGLRMNSETPKQFLEIAGKPMLMHTILKFFHFDQKMNIVLVLPFDHIDTWNRLCSQHRFTIPHQIETGGSERFYSVKKGLQHAMPGGLVAIHDGVRPLVQEQLIKDSFEAAAKFGSAIPVIPPAESLRKTEGESSYPVDRDLFLLVQTPQTFKTDLIAEAYERPFKPEFTDDATVFEAAGHTIHLIPGAPENIKITRPADLIYAEAILHQQTGAQAKR; translated from the coding sequence ATGAAAAAGACAGTAATCATAGTGGCCGGTGGCATAGGGCTGAGGATGAACAGCGAAACGCCAAAGCAGTTTCTCGAAATTGCAGGCAAACCTATGCTGATGCATACAATCCTGAAGTTTTTTCATTTCGATCAAAAAATGAATATCGTCCTTGTGCTGCCGTTCGATCATATTGACACATGGAATAGGCTATGTTCGCAGCATCGTTTCACCATTCCACATCAAATTGAAACAGGCGGCAGCGAGCGTTTTTATTCGGTGAAAAAGGGACTTCAACATGCCATGCCCGGAGGCCTGGTGGCAATCCATGACGGTGTAAGGCCGCTGGTTCAGGAACAGTTAATCAAAGATAGTTTTGAAGCTGCAGCAAAGTTTGGAAGCGCCATACCTGTGATCCCTCCCGCCGAATCGCTCAGGAAAACAGAAGGCGAATCGAGTTATCCCGTTGACCGTGATTTGTTTCTTCTGGTACAAACACCTCAAACTTTCAAAACCGACCTTATTGCCGAGGCTTATGAAAGACCTTTTAAGCCGGAATTTACCGACGATGCCACGGTATTTGAAGCAGCAGGACATACCATCCACCTCATCCCCGGAGCACCCGAAAACATCAAGATCACCAGGCCTGCCGATCTGATCTACGCCGAAGCCATCCTGCATCAACAAACCGGCGCACAGGCCAAACGCTGA